A window of Methanobacterium alcaliphilum contains these coding sequences:
- the trpA gene encoding tryptophan synthase subunit alpha, which yields MSFKTNDTISLKVESYQEMFERVGKKDEGAFVPFVVAGDPDMETSLEIVKTLVDNGADALEIGFAFSDPIADGPTVQGADLRALNSDMTTDKAFEFVKKIREFTSIPIGLLVYYNLIYQRGVEQFYKEAHLNGVNAILSADLPPEEAEDAISAAKNNNIDQIFLVAQTTTIGRLEKISQVSSGFIYLVSVMGVTGARKEIKTSTVDLIKRIRKHNKLPIMVGFGISQPVHVKEVISAGAEGAIVGSAIIDIVAKNLSNKDEMLQKVAQYTKELKKATKL from the coding sequence AATGTTTGAAAGAGTTGGGAAAAAAGATGAGGGGGCATTTGTACCATTTGTTGTGGCTGGAGATCCAGATATGGAAACATCACTAGAGATAGTAAAAACTTTGGTGGATAATGGTGCAGATGCATTGGAAATAGGTTTTGCATTTTCAGATCCCATTGCCGATGGTCCAACTGTTCAAGGTGCTGATTTAAGAGCTCTTAACTCGGATATGACTACTGATAAAGCGTTTGAGTTTGTTAAGAAGATAAGAGAGTTCACATCTATTCCTATAGGTCTTTTAGTTTATTATAACTTAATTTATCAAAGGGGTGTGGAACAATTTTATAAAGAAGCGCATCTTAATGGGGTTAATGCAATATTATCTGCAGATTTACCTCCGGAGGAGGCAGAAGATGCAATTTCCGCTGCTAAAAATAATAATATTGACCAGATTTTTTTAGTCGCCCAAACAACCACTATTGGGAGATTAGAGAAGATTTCTCAAGTTTCTTCGGGATTCATTTATTTGGTATCAGTAATGGGTGTTACTGGCGCTAGAAAAGAAATTAAAACCAGCACAGTTGACCTTATAAAACGAATAAGAAAGCATAATAAACTTCCTATTATGGTGGGCTTTGGGATTTCTCAACCAGTTCATGTAAAAGAAGTAATTTCTGCTGGAGCGGAAGGAGCTATTGTGGGAAGTGCTATTATTGATATTGTTGCTAAAAATCTTTCAAATAAGGATGAAATGCTGCAAAAAGTAGCTCAATATACAAAAGAATTGAAA